In Aristaeella hokkaidonensis, the following are encoded in one genomic region:
- a CDS encoding radical SAM protein, with protein sequence MKISKKDALTWFRFFAELPGDEPLGCRQQEISLAAFSQIETAVEKRRKEALAAIPGLKAIMPGTAGVQPWTPDLPACTLFVGPEESFPAGCRSCLLGTGLSAVRKTNRCNLACPFCYDYGMLDEIEPIGEGLWEIGGGRYQEEDLPLLFALQGKPTGIAYVYLEPFMEIEKYYGIIRRFREAGVHQHMYTNGVNANEENLKALGEAGLDELRFNLGASGAADKVIDAMAIAKKYIPRVGIETPMTREFFKALNSKKEKILATGIDFMNCAELHLNDNNLPNYFGEPMYFCRMGYLSPIISRDLTLQVMKTAAEEKWPITVHDCSNKTKIARDLNLAAREGGWFGRSVYGREIECIPYEAFLPTLEDESLPFVEEEELPRGYRPGEIVL encoded by the coding sequence ATGAAAATTTCCAAAAAAGACGCTCTGACCTGGTTCCGGTTTTTCGCGGAACTCCCCGGTGACGAACCCCTCGGCTGCCGTCAGCAGGAGATCTCCCTGGCCGCATTCAGCCAGATTGAAACCGCTGTGGAAAAACGCCGGAAAGAAGCCCTGGCCGCCATCCCCGGCCTGAAAGCCATCATGCCGGGAACAGCAGGCGTTCAGCCGTGGACACCCGACCTTCCCGCCTGCACCCTGTTTGTCGGGCCGGAGGAGAGCTTCCCCGCCGGCTGCCGCAGCTGCCTGCTGGGAACAGGGCTTTCCGCGGTGCGCAAAACCAACCGCTGCAACCTTGCCTGTCCCTTCTGCTATGACTACGGCATGCTGGATGAGATCGAGCCCATCGGCGAAGGGCTGTGGGAAATCGGCGGCGGACGGTACCAGGAAGAGGATCTGCCTCTGCTGTTTGCCCTGCAGGGAAAACCTACAGGCATCGCCTACGTCTACCTGGAGCCCTTCATGGAAATTGAAAAGTACTACGGCATTATCCGCCGCTTCCGCGAAGCAGGCGTACACCAGCATATGTACACCAACGGTGTCAACGCAAATGAGGAAAACCTGAAAGCCCTGGGCGAAGCCGGACTGGATGAGCTGCGCTTCAACCTGGGTGCCAGCGGCGCCGCGGACAAGGTCATCGACGCCATGGCCATCGCAAAGAAATACATTCCCCGGGTAGGCATCGAGACGCCCATGACAAGGGAATTCTTCAAGGCCCTGAACAGTAAAAAAGAGAAGATCCTCGCAACGGGAATCGACTTTATGAACTGTGCGGAACTGCATCTGAACGACAACAACCTGCCCAACTACTTCGGGGAGCCGATGTACTTCTGCCGGATGGGCTACCTGAGTCCCATCATCAGCCGAGATCTGACCCTGCAGGTCATGAAAACCGCAGCGGAAGAAAAGTGGCCCATCACCGTGCACGACTGCAGCAATAAAACAAAAATCGCCCGCGACCTGAACCTGGCAGCCCGGGAGGGCGGCTGGTTCGGCCGGAGCGTTTACGGACGTGAAATTGAATGCATCCCCTACGAGGCATTCCTGCCGACGCTGGAGGATGAAAGCCTTCCCTTCGTGGAAGAGGAAGAGCTGCCCCGGGGTTACCGCCCGGGAGAAATCGTACTGTAA
- a CDS encoding DnaJ domain-containing protein yields MNNPFEVLGLKGLATPDEIRSAYRTLARKCHPDMITDPAEKEAAQTRMVALNLAYEEALRLASPRTGVNTVTPELSSAESILMAQRAMAKDNPEGALRSLVRCEKRDGEWYYMQGKVLMAMEEYDSAHQSFREAVRLDPDNNVFRAGALAAAVAQQKAQKLPGKVKKVFKHLVRR; encoded by the coding sequence ATGAACAATCCCTTTGAGGTCCTGGGTCTGAAGGGACTAGCCACCCCGGATGAGATCCGGAGTGCGTACCGGACACTGGCCCGAAAGTGCCATCCCGACATGATCACGGATCCAGCCGAAAAAGAAGCCGCCCAGACGCGGATGGTCGCGTTGAACCTGGCTTATGAAGAAGCCCTGCGCCTGGCCTCCCCGCGGACCGGTGTCAATACAGTAACCCCTGAGCTTTCCAGCGCTGAGTCAATCCTGATGGCCCAGCGGGCAATGGCAAAGGATAATCCGGAAGGCGCCCTGCGCAGCCTGGTGCGCTGTGAGAAGCGTGACGGAGAATGGTATTACATGCAGGGCAAGGTCCTGATGGCAATGGAAGAATACGACAGCGCCCATCAGTCCTTCCGGGAAGCCGTAAGACTGGATCCGGACAACAATGTTTTCCGGGCAGGCGCGCTGGCAGCCGCCGTGGCGCAGCAAAAAGCCCAGAAGCTGCCTGGAAAAGTAAAGAAAGTATTCAAACACCTGGTCAGAAGATAA
- a CDS encoding extracellular solute-binding protein: MKRLAALLIVLCMLLSAAGATAGNEQVQGEIVIYSSMYQFVLDMLDEALREEFPNLKPGNNGSFFVYGGTSRLINQIYGEMEDGVLGCDMLLVAEPALSLELKDAEYLEPVEVRDAASLLRFPYDEEGYWYPVRVCNMVLAYNPELETRWAEKGVTVPKTFKDFASDRSLKGVIAMGDPLSSGTTFAAVASLTQSGHYGRQYLKGLAANEIQIISGADSIAKIRSGEIAAAMILEESVLKALKDAEDQGVPLTNLACIYPEDGVILIPSTVMTVSDAHSKNANAEACKAVEQWFLSEPAQKLILNGYMHSVFANMNQIPYGSVDTEELIAKDMGVNWENVYHSREEINLAWMDIVANRLN; this comes from the coding sequence ATGAAGAGGCTTGCTGCTTTGCTGATTGTGCTGTGCATGCTCCTGTCTGCCGCGGGTGCCACAGCCGGAAATGAGCAGGTGCAGGGAGAAATAGTCATCTATTCCTCCATGTACCAGTTTGTGCTGGATATGCTGGATGAAGCGCTCCGGGAGGAATTCCCTAACCTGAAACCCGGGAATAACGGCAGCTTCTTTGTTTACGGCGGTACCAGCCGGCTGATCAACCAGATTTACGGGGAAATGGAAGACGGCGTGCTTGGCTGTGATATGCTGCTGGTGGCGGAGCCTGCCCTGAGCCTGGAACTGAAGGACGCGGAGTACCTGGAACCGGTTGAGGTTCGGGACGCCGCCTCGCTGCTCCGCTTTCCCTATGATGAGGAAGGATACTGGTATCCTGTCCGTGTCTGTAATATGGTCCTGGCATATAACCCGGAGCTGGAGACCCGGTGGGCGGAGAAGGGCGTAACGGTTCCGAAAACCTTTAAGGATTTCGCGTCAGACCGCAGCCTGAAGGGCGTTATTGCCATGGGAGATCCGCTGAGCAGCGGTACCACCTTTGCCGCGGTAGCTTCCCTGACCCAGTCCGGCCACTACGGGCGCCAGTACCTGAAGGGCCTGGCGGCCAACGAGATACAGATCATCTCAGGCGCTGATTCCATCGCGAAGATTCGCAGCGGGGAAATTGCCGCCGCCATGATCCTGGAAGAGTCCGTGCTGAAGGCCCTGAAGGACGCGGAAGACCAGGGCGTGCCCCTGACGAACCTGGCCTGCATCTATCCGGAGGACGGGGTGATCCTGATCCCCTCCACCGTGATGACGGTATCCGACGCCCACAGCAAAAACGCCAATGCGGAAGCCTGCAAAGCGGTGGAACAGTGGTTCCTCAGCGAACCGGCCCAGAAGCTGATCCTGAACGGCTATATGCATTCCGTTTTTGCGAATATGAACCAGATCCCTTACGGCTCTGTGGATACCGAAGAGCTGATCGCGAAGGATATGGGCGTCAACTGGGAAAATGTTTACCACAGCCGGGAAGAAATCAATCTTGCCTGGATGGATATTGTTGCCAACCGGCTGAACTGA
- a CDS encoding PIG-L family deacetylase, whose translation MSAKSWYRHLGLFAAMVLIAALFCFTAAAAEPAADITSSCKFNAASGRKSFNACKDRNYKTYWKTSNGDKGYVEVTVPDGQSASGVMVQWYEHPHAWGVQVKDESGSWTDAGHTEGNYLAEYLPLPEGTTVFRVGNAPGERRHFNMAELRIYGPGETPPEAQQWQPCAEKADLMLLVAHQDDEVLWFGGTLPRYAGEEKKICQVCMMVPSMPYRRLELLDCLWTCGVRNYPAYGSFKDAFSYSLSKQYKHWSKNHVYEVVTEWIRRFQPDVLLAHDLQGEYGHGAHRVCGDAAMHCVEYAANESKFPKSAKKYGTWDTPKCYLHLWKENVIDMDWRQPLEAFGGKTSFEVAEDGFRCHISQQTTDYHVEDWGPWDNSLFGLYRTTVGPDEAKNDFFENIGN comes from the coding sequence TTGAGCGCAAAGAGTTGGTACAGACACCTTGGACTCTTCGCCGCGATGGTGCTGATCGCGGCCCTTTTTTGCTTTACAGCCGCAGCCGCGGAGCCTGCAGCGGATATCACAAGTTCCTGCAAGTTCAATGCCGCCTCCGGCCGGAAATCCTTCAACGCCTGCAAGGACCGGAACTACAAAACCTACTGGAAGACCAGCAACGGCGATAAGGGCTATGTGGAAGTGACCGTACCCGACGGCCAGAGCGCTTCCGGCGTCATGGTACAATGGTATGAACATCCCCATGCCTGGGGCGTACAGGTGAAGGACGAGAGCGGAAGCTGGACCGACGCCGGCCATACAGAAGGAAACTACCTGGCAGAATACCTGCCGCTGCCGGAAGGCACCACCGTTTTCCGGGTGGGGAACGCCCCCGGAGAAAGACGTCACTTCAACATGGCAGAGCTGCGGATCTACGGTCCCGGCGAAACGCCGCCGGAAGCACAGCAGTGGCAGCCCTGCGCGGAAAAAGCCGACCTGATGCTGCTGGTAGCCCACCAGGACGACGAGGTACTGTGGTTCGGCGGCACGCTGCCCCGGTACGCGGGCGAAGAAAAGAAAATCTGCCAGGTCTGCATGATGGTTCCCTCCATGCCCTACCGCCGGCTGGAACTGCTGGACTGCCTGTGGACCTGCGGCGTACGGAACTATCCGGCTTACGGCAGCTTCAAGGATGCTTTTTCCTATTCGCTGAGCAAGCAGTATAAACACTGGAGCAAAAACCATGTTTATGAGGTGGTCACCGAGTGGATCCGGCGTTTCCAGCCGGACGTACTTCTGGCCCACGACCTGCAGGGTGAATACGGCCACGGCGCCCACCGGGTATGCGGTGACGCGGCCATGCATTGTGTGGAATATGCCGCAAACGAAAGCAAATTCCCCAAGTCCGCCAAAAAATACGGAACCTGGGATACGCCGAAATGCTATCTGCACCTGTGGAAAGAAAACGTGATCGATATGGACTGGCGCCAGCCGCTGGAAGCCTTCGGCGGGAAAACCTCCTTCGAGGTGGCCGAGGACGGCTTCCGCTGCCATATCAGCCAGCAGACTACGGATTATCATGTGGAAGACTGGGGACCCTGGGACAACAGCCTGTTCGGCCTGTACCGCACAACCGTGGGCCCGGATGAAGCCAAGAATGACTTCTTTGAGAACATCGGTAATTAA
- the smc gene encoding chromosome segregation protein SMC produces the protein MRLKKLELYGFKSFPERTEIVFKEGITAIVGPNGSGKSNIGDAVRWVLGEQSAKILRGASMQDVIFGGTQRRKPLSYCEVSLVFDNEDKSLPLDYAEIQVTRRVYRSGESEYFLNRSSCRLKDVVDLFRDTGIGKEGYSIIGQGRIDEILSRKGEDRRQVFEEAAGIVKFRARKEEADKKLARTQENISRVDDLLDELKHRLGPLEEDAKNARVYLDLSARLKVLDLNLFLVRSDKMEAKLRESDHDLQNMQAVLTQNEENLKARTEERDIRQAEIQDLDEKIASAHNALMEGMETVHRAENASREVEERRNRRQEDRQRIGEELKDAEERIAELDAMASESSGGSETRSASLEKLTARLEAAKAAEEQARAEEAEKEKILEEHKNEMLEAVNRRAAALSDQTRLTTMLNAMETRLQEITVSCEEMRKEETDLAAAVTDAHGRLEKETAEQDRLSASLQEARTGLETADAEVISARAAYDTKLAEMREMEARQKILEDLSREMEGYSHAVRRVMHRARDREDNRIRGPISQLISVPEKYETAMDMVLGNTQQHIVTEDEETAKELIEFLRERKMGRATFLPMTTVRPRLLTPQEQEVLSMPGCLGVASDLVSCDEDYRGIVENLLGRTVVAEDLASGIPIMRRGGHAFRLVTLKGDVMHSGGSMTGGSVSSNNVNLFTRERELKELTGKLSAGQDELEALLKQMQDGQKRKDELKSRSADALEELHQQEIAVARETERVQNAEAEASTHAMRLHESEAAREQLMESMMQIREQLSMAADSTEQTDKTRDEMEAQAAQLQQALTEARKKTEERAEETLRLTLETNDLRHELETLQRDRARYEQDRKRMTAEQERRRKQLAEMEAAEAGDLEAAAAAEKELEQGRLEQARRERISHALEEDRAGKQEMLKEILSDIEGLHQSRQRDTDRAHRLELSRARTEGDLKALRDRIWNTYEITYAGAEEFRITEGFSLTEADREAAQLSAEIRALGPVNVRAVEEYADTKARADEIIAQREDLEKAEQDLKDLIARLLAGMKETFVEQFTLLQGYFSETFVRLFGGGHAELILMDPSDPLNCGIEINAQPPGKKLQLLSLLSGGERTLTAIAILFATLKLKPTPFCILDEIEAALDDANIGYFADYLAEYSASTQFVVITHRKGTMERANGLYGVAMEEQGVSRMVSVSLQDYREA, from the coding sequence ATGCGCTTAAAGAAGCTGGAGCTCTACGGATTCAAGTCCTTTCCGGAGCGGACTGAGATTGTCTTCAAGGAAGGCATCACCGCGATCGTGGGACCCAACGGATCCGGAAAAAGCAATATAGGCGACGCAGTGCGCTGGGTGCTCGGTGAGCAAAGCGCGAAAATCCTGCGCGGCGCCAGCATGCAGGACGTGATTTTCGGCGGCACACAGCGCAGAAAGCCCCTCAGTTACTGTGAAGTTTCCCTTGTCTTTGACAATGAAGATAAAAGCCTTCCCCTGGACTATGCGGAGATTCAGGTGACCCGCCGGGTTTACCGCAGCGGGGAAAGCGAATATTTCCTGAACCGCTCTTCCTGCCGCCTGAAGGATGTCGTGGATCTGTTCCGCGATACCGGTATCGGCAAGGAGGGCTATTCCATTATCGGCCAGGGCCGCATTGATGAAATCCTGTCCCGCAAGGGAGAGGACCGCCGCCAGGTCTTTGAGGAGGCCGCCGGTATCGTCAAGTTCCGTGCCCGCAAGGAAGAGGCGGACAAGAAGCTGGCCCGTACCCAGGAAAACATTTCCCGGGTGGATGACCTGCTGGATGAACTGAAGCACCGCCTCGGCCCGCTGGAAGAGGACGCGAAGAACGCCCGGGTTTACCTGGACCTGTCCGCCCGGCTGAAGGTGCTGGACCTGAACCTGTTCCTGGTCCGCTCGGATAAGATGGAAGCGAAACTCCGGGAGTCGGATCATGACCTGCAGAACATGCAGGCTGTTCTGACGCAGAACGAGGAGAACCTGAAAGCCAGGACGGAGGAACGGGATATCCGCCAGGCGGAGATCCAGGACCTGGATGAAAAGATCGCGTCCGCCCATAACGCCCTGATGGAGGGCATGGAAACGGTTCACCGGGCGGAGAACGCCTCCCGTGAAGTGGAGGAGCGCCGGAACCGCCGCCAGGAGGACCGTCAGCGCATCGGGGAGGAACTGAAGGACGCGGAGGAGCGGATCGCGGAGCTGGACGCCATGGCGTCCGAATCCTCCGGCGGCAGCGAAACCCGCAGCGCCTCGCTGGAGAAGCTGACTGCCCGACTGGAAGCCGCAAAGGCGGCGGAGGAGCAGGCCCGGGCGGAGGAAGCTGAAAAAGAGAAAATCCTGGAAGAACATAAGAATGAGATGCTGGAGGCGGTGAACCGCCGTGCCGCGGCCCTGAGCGATCAGACCCGTCTGACTACGATGCTCAACGCCATGGAGACCCGCCTGCAGGAAATCACAGTTTCCTGTGAGGAGATGCGGAAAGAGGAAACGGATCTCGCCGCTGCTGTGACAGATGCCCACGGGCGCCTGGAAAAGGAAACCGCGGAGCAGGATCGTCTGTCCGCTTCCCTGCAGGAAGCCCGCACCGGACTGGAAACCGCGGACGCGGAAGTGATCAGCGCCCGGGCGGCTTATGATACAAAGCTGGCGGAGATGCGGGAAATGGAAGCTCGCCAGAAGATCCTGGAGGATCTTTCCCGGGAGATGGAAGGTTATTCCCATGCCGTGCGCCGCGTGATGCACCGGGCGCGGGACCGGGAGGACAACCGGATCCGGGGTCCCATCAGCCAGCTGATTTCCGTCCCGGAAAAATATGAAACTGCCATGGATATGGTGCTCGGCAACACCCAGCAGCATATCGTTACCGAGGATGAGGAAACCGCCAAGGAACTCATCGAATTCCTGCGTGAAAGAAAAATGGGCCGGGCCACCTTCCTGCCCATGACGACGGTCAGGCCGCGGCTGCTGACCCCGCAGGAGCAGGAAGTCCTGTCCATGCCCGGGTGCCTGGGCGTGGCTTCCGACCTGGTATCCTGTGACGAGGATTACCGCGGGATTGTGGAGAACCTCCTGGGCCGTACGGTGGTCGCGGAGGATCTTGCTTCCGGTATTCCCATCATGCGCAGGGGCGGACATGCCTTCCGGCTGGTGACACTCAAGGGAGACGTTATGCACTCCGGCGGTTCCATGACCGGCGGTTCCGTTTCTTCCAACAATGTAAACCTCTTCACCCGGGAACGGGAACTGAAGGAACTGACAGGGAAGCTTTCTGCCGGACAGGATGAGCTTGAGGCACTGCTGAAGCAGATGCAGGACGGCCAGAAGCGGAAGGATGAGCTCAAATCCCGTTCCGCTGACGCGCTGGAAGAACTGCACCAGCAGGAAATCGCCGTTGCCCGGGAAACCGAGCGCGTGCAGAACGCGGAAGCGGAAGCGTCCACCCATGCCATGCGGCTTCATGAATCCGAGGCAGCCCGGGAGCAGCTCATGGAGTCCATGATGCAGATCCGGGAGCAGCTGTCCATGGCCGCGGACAGCACGGAGCAGACGGACAAGACCCGTGATGAGATGGAAGCGCAGGCGGCACAGCTGCAGCAGGCGCTGACAGAAGCCCGGAAAAAGACAGAGGAGCGGGCGGAGGAAACCCTGCGCCTGACCCTGGAAACGAATGACCTGAGGCACGAGCTGGAAACCCTGCAGCGGGATCGTGCCCGTTATGAGCAGGACCGGAAGCGGATGACCGCGGAGCAGGAACGCCGCCGGAAACAGCTGGCGGAAATGGAAGCGGCGGAAGCCGGAGATCTGGAAGCCGCGGCCGCAGCGGAAAAGGAACTGGAGCAGGGCCGTCTGGAGCAGGCGCGCCGGGAGCGGATCTCCCATGCACTGGAAGAGGACCGGGCCGGAAAACAGGAGATGCTGAAGGAAATCCTTTCAGATATAGAAGGCCTGCATCAGTCCCGCCAGCGGGATACGGACCGGGCGCACCGGCTGGAACTCAGCCGTGCCCGTACGGAAGGCGACCTGAAGGCGCTGCGTGACCGGATCTGGAACACATATGAAATCACCTATGCCGGAGCGGAAGAGTTCCGGATCACCGAAGGCTTCAGCCTGACCGAGGCGGACCGCGAAGCGGCCCAGCTGTCCGCGGAAATCCGCGCTCTCGGCCCGGTCAACGTCCGGGCGGTGGAGGAATACGCGGATACCAAAGCCCGTGCGGATGAAATCATCGCGCAGCGGGAGGACCTGGAGAAGGCGGAACAGGATTTGAAGGACCTGATTGCCCGCCTGCTGGCCGGTATGAAGGAAACCTTTGTGGAGCAGTTCACGCTGCTGCAGGGCTATTTCTCGGAAACCTTTGTCCGTCTTTTCGGCGGCGGCCATGCCGAGCTGATCCTGATGGATCCCTCGGATCCCCTGAACTGCGGCATTGAAATCAATGCCCAGCCTCCGGGCAAAAAGCTGCAGCTGCTGTCGCTGCTTTCCGGCGGCGAGCGGACCCTGACAGCTATCGCAATCCTGTTTGCCACCCTGAAGCTGAAACCGACGCCCTTCTGTATCCTCGACGAAATCGAGGCCGCGCTGGACGACGCGAATATCGGCTATTTCGCTGATTACCTGGCGGAGTATTCCGCTTCCACCCAGTTTGTGGTCATTACCCACCGGAAGGGAACCATGGAACGGGCAAACGGCCTGTATGGTGTGGCCATGGAAGAGCAGGGAGTCAGCAGAATGGTTTCCGTTTCCCTGCAGGATTACCGGGAAGCATAA
- a CDS encoding diaminopimelate decarboxylase: protein MPNFSLDDEVFFRAAEKFPTPFHLYDEQGIRLRARRLKAAFAWCKDFREYFAVKALPNPTVLRILKEEGCGLDCSSATELTLAKACGFSGEEIILSANAMPPEEFAQARALDAFINLDDLSDVELLRTNGGFPSCVCLRYNPGGQFSIGNTIMGNPGEAKYGMTLPQLKEALTVLKKEGVTSFGLHAFLASNTIDPAYYPGLAELLMTLGRDLAAELGMKFAFVDLSGGISIPYKPEDQEPDIEQVGEGVRKVYEKLFPEGGVAIKTELGRWMTGPCGWLVTHAVHEKKIYRDYIGVDACAVNLMRPAMYGAYHHVTVCGKRDLPADHVYDITGSLCENNDKFAWERKLPEIKIGDLLLIHDTGAHGSAMGYNYNGRLRGAEVLYTADGDYRLIRRAETAADYFATLDVDPAYSTISPGR from the coding sequence ATGCCTAATTTTTCTCTGGACGATGAGGTTTTTTTCCGCGCCGCGGAAAAGTTTCCCACACCCTTCCATCTGTATGATGAGCAGGGAATCCGCCTCCGGGCGCGCCGGCTGAAGGCAGCCTTTGCCTGGTGTAAGGATTTCAGGGAATACTTTGCCGTCAAGGCGCTTCCGAATCCCACGGTACTGCGGATCCTGAAAGAAGAAGGCTGCGGCCTGGACTGCTCTTCCGCTACGGAACTGACGCTGGCCAAGGCCTGCGGTTTTTCCGGCGAAGAGATCATCCTGTCCGCCAACGCCATGCCGCCGGAAGAATTTGCCCAGGCCCGGGCACTCGACGCTTTTATTAACCTGGATGACCTTTCAGACGTTGAACTGCTGCGGACCAACGGCGGCTTCCCGTCCTGCGTCTGCCTGCGCTACAATCCCGGCGGACAGTTCTCCATCGGCAATACGATCATGGGAAATCCGGGTGAAGCGAAATACGGCATGACCCTGCCCCAGCTGAAGGAAGCCCTGACCGTGCTGAAAAAGGAAGGGGTCACTTCCTTCGGCCTGCACGCTTTCCTGGCGTCCAATACCATTGACCCTGCCTACTATCCGGGACTGGCGGAGCTGCTCATGACCCTGGGCCGTGACCTGGCGGCGGAGCTCGGCATGAAGTTCGCCTTTGTGGATCTGTCCGGCGGTATCAGCATTCCTTACAAGCCGGAGGATCAGGAACCGGATATCGAACAGGTGGGTGAAGGCGTCCGGAAGGTTTATGAAAAACTTTTCCCCGAAGGCGGCGTCGCCATCAAGACGGAACTGGGCCGCTGGATGACCGGTCCCTGCGGCTGGCTGGTGACTCATGCGGTGCATGAAAAAAAGATCTACCGGGATTATATCGGCGTGGACGCCTGCGCGGTCAACCTGATGCGTCCGGCAATGTACGGCGCGTATCATCATGTGACCGTCTGCGGCAAGCGGGATCTTCCCGCGGACCACGTTTACGATATTACCGGCAGTCTTTGTGAGAACAATGATAAGTTTGCCTGGGAACGGAAGCTTCCGGAGATTAAGATAGGAGACCTGCTCCTGATTCATGATACCGGTGCCCACGGCTCCGCCATGGGCTATAACTACAACGGCCGCCTGCGCGGGGCCGAAGTGCTGTATACTGCGGACGGGGATTACCGGCTGATCCGCCGGGCCGAAACCGCGGCGGATTACTTTGCCACCCTGGATGTGGATCCGGCTTACAGTACGATTTCTCCCGGGCGGTAA
- a CDS encoding UDP-N-acetylglucosamine 1-carboxyvinyltransferase produces the protein MGKERMLITGGHALEGEVRVSGGKNTAVAVIPATLLSDEPCTIENLPDIEDVHALADILVELGAKVDYEPGRCMHVDPRPAEGVEISYHNAQRLRASYYLLGALLGRCGKARVPTPGGCEIGSRPVDQHLKGFRSIGAEAEEIGGMLTAEGTLTGGDVFFDMVTVGATVNVMLAAVKAKGQTFIYNAAKEPHIVDLANFLNSMGAKIKGAGTDIIRIRGVQRLHGSTYAVIPDQIETGTLMIAAAATGGDVIIDGCIPTHMDALSAKLLEMGVKVTDSDDAIRVHVVGPRRAINVKTQVYPGFPTDLQQPMSALLTTAKGTSLVTETIFEQRFRHLDEIRRMGAHVRVMDRTAIIEGVPELYGAPMTASDLRAGAALIVAALMARGTSEIYEPHYIDRGYEHIEDKLRSLGAEIRRESAL, from the coding sequence ATGGGTAAAGAGCGGATGCTGATCACCGGCGGACACGCACTGGAAGGTGAGGTCCGGGTCAGCGGCGGCAAGAACACCGCCGTTGCAGTAATTCCTGCTACCCTGCTGAGCGACGAGCCCTGCACCATCGAAAATCTTCCCGATATTGAAGACGTCCACGCGCTGGCGGATATCCTGGTTGAGCTTGGCGCGAAAGTGGACTACGAACCCGGGCGCTGCATGCATGTGGATCCCCGGCCCGCAGAGGGCGTGGAGATCTCCTACCACAACGCCCAGCGTCTGCGTGCCAGTTATTACCTGCTGGGCGCCCTGCTGGGACGCTGCGGCAAGGCGCGGGTTCCCACCCCCGGCGGCTGTGAAATCGGCTCCCGCCCGGTGGACCAGCATTTGAAGGGTTTCCGCTCCATCGGCGCGGAAGCTGAAGAAATCGGCGGCATGCTGACGGCCGAAGGCACCCTGACCGGCGGCGACGTTTTCTTTGACATGGTCACGGTCGGCGCCACAGTAAACGTTATGCTGGCCGCCGTAAAAGCGAAGGGCCAGACCTTCATATACAACGCGGCAAAAGAACCGCACATCGTTGACCTTGCGAACTTCCTGAACAGTATGGGCGCAAAGATCAAGGGTGCCGGTACCGATATTATCCGCATCCGCGGCGTGCAGCGCCTGCACGGCAGCACCTACGCCGTCATTCCCGATCAGATTGAAACCGGCACATTGATGATCGCCGCCGCCGCGACAGGCGGAGACGTGATTATCGACGGCTGCATCCCCACCCATATGGACGCCCTGAGCGCAAAGCTGCTGGAAATGGGCGTGAAGGTCACGGACAGCGATGACGCCATCCGGGTGCATGTGGTCGGCCCCCGCCGTGCCATCAACGTGAAAACCCAGGTATATCCCGGCTTCCCCACCGACCTGCAGCAGCCCATGAGCGCCCTGCTGACCACGGCTAAGGGAACCAGCCTGGTGACAGAAACCATCTTTGAGCAGCGGTTCCGCCACCTGGATGAAATCCGCCGCATGGGCGCGCATGTACGCGTCATGGACCGCACCGCCATCATCGAAGGCGTACCGGAGCTTTACGGCGCGCCGATGACCGCCTCCGACCTCCGGGCCGGCGCTGCCCTGATTGTGGCCGCCCTGATGGCAAGGGGAACTTCCGAGATTTATGAACCCCACTATATTGACCGGGGTTATGAACATATTGAAGACAAACTCCGTTCCCTCGGAGCGGAGATCAGGCGGGAGTCCGCCCTGTGA